GTATATGAGGAGAGTTCATTTATAAAATCTCTTGGACTTCCGACGAGGGTGCAGGATAGAAACATCTATACTGTTAAACTAAACGAGGCTTTAGAAGTTGAATCTTATGAGCGAAAAGAACAGCTCAGCCTAACCAAATAATTTGATAAAGGGATATATGAATATGGAAGTAACTATAAAAGACCTTATCTATTTATATTGTGTTACAAATTCACTTCCACATCATTTGCACACCAAAGATTTTGGCATAGGGGTATATTTTATTTACCATAAAGGTCTTTATGCTGTAGTCAGTAAAGTTACAGAAAGCGAATTTAATGAGGAGAATCTGAAGAATAACCTGACTAATTTAGAATGGATTAAAACAAAGGTAGGTATTCATGAGAGGATAATAGAAGAAGTCATGAGAGATATATGTGTAGTTCCTTTTAAGTTTGCAACTTTGTTTAATAATGAAGATAACCTAAAGGCAATGTTTGAAGAACACGCAGAAGAACTTAAAACAAAATTAAAGCACTTAGAAGGCAAAGAGGAATGGGGGGTTAAAATTTACTGTGATATAGAGAAATTAAAGGAGAATCTCATTCAGGAAGATGAAGCCCTCTTAAAGATAAGTAAAGAAATTAGTGCTTCTTCGCCAGGCAAGGCAT
This window of the Nitrospirota bacterium genome carries:
- a CDS encoding gas vesicle protein; translation: MANIEDVRKAVVEFLKKTIGVKDVEVIKAAKDSDGWETKAEVYEESSFIKSLGLPTRVQDRNIYTVKLNEALEVESYERKEQLSLTK
- a CDS encoding GvpL/GvpF family gas vesicle protein, which encodes MEVTIKDLIYLYCVTNSLPHHLHTKDFGIGVYFIYHKGLYAVVSKVTESEFNEENLKNNLTNLEWIKTKVGIHERIIEEVMRDICVVPFKFATLFNNEDNLKAMFEEHAEELKTKLKHLEGKEEWGVKIYCDIEKLKENLIQEDEALLKISKEISASSPGKAFFSKKKKEELLNIAVNKKINEYGQYSFDRLREQSLKTRINKLLPKEVTERENDMILNSAFLVYKDKISDFISVVDILKAQYKGRGLFFDCTGPWPPYNFVTTGD